GCGTGACCATCACCTTCGCACCGCTTACTGTCGATGCCCTCCGCTTGGTCATCCGCGACTCCAACGACCACGGCTACTCGCGGATCGTGGAGTTGGAGGGGTATAGCAGTTGACATTCAGACCAGCGCGTCCAAGGCCGCCGTACGCCGGGCCCACCGCTCGGCGTCAGCCGCCCGGATGTCCTTCACGACCGATGCCATCACCAGACCGGGTTGCACCAGGTCGGTCTTGCTCGCCTCGGCGATCTTGTCCGCCCAGTCCGCCGGTACGCCGTCCTGTCCGCTCAACGCACCGGTGATCGCGCCGGCCATCGACGCGATCGAGTCCGCGTCGCGGCCGTAGTTCGTGCCGCCCAGCACGGCCCGGCGTACATCTCCCTCGGAGACGAGCACGAAGCCGAGCGCGACCGGGAGTTCCTCGATCGCCTTGGTACGACTGGGACGGCGGGCATCCATCGACAGCTCGCGGTAGTTGGGGCCGACCGTGTCGTACGGCTCGATCGCCTTGCGCAGCACGGGAATCGCCTGTTCCCAGTCGGTCACGCCGTCGGCCGCTGCTGCCACTGCCTCGACGGCCCTCCGAGTGCCGTCCTTGGCCAGTACCAGCGCCGCTTCGACCGCCGACGAAGCCGTTGCCCCCGGCACCATCGCGGCGGCGACGGCGGCCGCGAACACCGCGGCCGCCTCCCGCCCGTAGCTCGACTGGTGCGCACCGGCGACGTCGAGCGCCTCGGCGTACGCACCCTCGGGATCGCCCGCGTTGGCGATCCCGACCGGCGCCATGTACATCGCCGCACCGCAGTTGACGATGTTGCCGACGCCGGCTTCCCGCGGATCCACGTGCCCGTAGTGCAGGCGGGCGACCAGCCACTTCTCGGCCAGGAACACCCGCTGCAGCAGCAACGCGTCCGCCTCGAGCTCGGGGATCCAGCGGGTCCCCTCGATCATCTTCGGCACCAGCGACTCGGCGACCGCGTAGGCGTCCAAGTGCGACCGGCGTTCGTCGTACACCTCGACCAGCGCGTGCGTCATCAAGGTGTCGTCGGTGATGTGCCCGTCGCCCTTGTGGTACGGCGCGATCGGGCGAGCTGTCCGCCAGTCGTCGTACCACGGGCCGACGATGCCGGTCACCCAGCCGCCGTGCCGCTCCCGGATCGCCTCCGGGGTCCAGCCCTCGACGGCTCCACCGATCGCGTCACCGACCGCGGAGCCGACGAGAGCGCCGACCGCCTTCGCTTCCAAAGTGCTGCTGGTCTTGTCCTGCATCAGTTGTTGACCTGACCCCATCCGTCGCTCAGTTTCTTGCCCAGCGCCGCGGCGTCGGTCTTGTTCGCCAGGTACTGCTGGAACGCCGGCGTCGCGATCTGGTCCTTCCACTGCGGGTAGTTCTCCACGCTCTGGAACGGCGCCTTGGTGAGGTCGGCGCCGCTGGCCAGGATCTGCTGCCAGCCGTTCTTGCCGCCGGTCGCCTTCAGGACCGCGTCCCGGGCCGCCTGGGTGGTCGGGATCAGCCAGTCGCCCTGACCGACCGCGGCCAGGTT
This Kribbella sp. NBC_00482 DNA region includes the following protein-coding sequences:
- a CDS encoding ADP-ribosylglycohydrolase family protein; amino-acid sequence: MQDKTSSTLEAKAVGALVGSAVGDAIGGAVEGWTPEAIRERHGGWVTGIVGPWYDDWRTARPIAPYHKGDGHITDDTLMTHALVEVYDERRSHLDAYAVAESLVPKMIEGTRWIPELEADALLLQRVFLAEKWLVARLHYGHVDPREAGVGNIVNCGAAMYMAPVGIANAGDPEGAYAEALDVAGAHQSSYGREAAAVFAAAVAAAMVPGATASSAVEAALVLAKDGTRRAVEAVAAAADGVTDWEQAIPVLRKAIEPYDTVGPNYRELSMDARRPSRTKAIEELPVALGFVLVSEGDVRRAVLGGTNYGRDADSIASMAGAITGALSGQDGVPADWADKIAEASKTDLVQPGLVMASVVKDIRAADAERWARRTAALDALV